Proteins encoded by one window of Arachis ipaensis cultivar K30076 chromosome B04, Araip1.1, whole genome shotgun sequence:
- the LOC107639035 gene encoding uncharacterized protein LOC107639035, producing the protein MAERSKELLHLEHKATPLSSLESTLLVCNGKREQCTQTKILPPNGTPLTSIPKSQLLGKVKDFLGVMSEANKRLELDAKDHPENYNIEELTGNESKVIEMDLMLGVADLNTPEAVAAAESAISSCQPAISLAADGKDTDTDSDESSAEDDNEDDGIRSGDAGNDGRKLSSLDDEKRKGNHNSKKRARIVELS; encoded by the exons ATGGCAGAAAGGAGCAAGGAGCTTCTTCACTTGGAGCACAAGGCCACACCCCTCTCATCCTTAG AATCCACACTTCTTGTTTGTAACGGCAAAAGAGAACAATGCACTCAAACTAAGATACTTCCCCCTAATGGCACTCCTCTTACTTCTATTCCCAAAAGCCAAC TTTTAGGGAAGGTTAAAGATTTCTTAGGAGTGATGTCAGAAGCAAATAAGCGGCTGGAACTTGATGCGAAG GATCATCCTGAGAATTACAATATTGAAGAGCTCACTGGAAATGAATCCAAAGTTATTGAAATG gaTTTGATGCTTGGTGTTGCGGATCTTAATACACCTGAGGCTGTGGCTGCTGCTGAATCAGCAATTTCCAGTTGTCAGCCTGCGATTTCATTGGCCGCTGATGGCAAAGACACAGACACAGATTCAGATGAAAGCAGTGCTGAAGATGATAACGAGGATGATGGAATTAGAAGTGGTGATGCTGGAAATGATGGTAGAAAGCTTTCATCTCTTGATGATGAAAAACGGAAGGGAAATCATAATTCCAAAAAACGAGCAAGGATAGTTGAGCTCTCATGA
- the LOC107636175 gene encoding LOB domain-containing protein 36-like isoform X2 — translation MSSTPTSCAACKFLRRKCTPECIFAPYFPANDPERFECVHRVFGASNVGKILNELHPSQREDAVKSLAFQAKARLRNPVYGCTFQVSKRELSAYINPPAIQGPFNPQEKPLTSPPVHLGPPCGSNVVQYSAHLDPSYDPNVVHSSAHLGLSNGLQPIWAYRTAQMMNLFLSQLCSIIGHWVVVVLSRSRTHGCKSCWRPNNLLLLWHSENSNRSI, via the exons atgtcATCGACGCCTACATCATGCGCGGCATGCAAGTTCCTTCGTCGGAAGTGCACACCGGAGTGCATTTTCGCACCGTACTTCCCAGCGAACGACCCAGAGCGCTTCGAATGCGTCCACCGCGTCTTCGGCGCCAGCAACGTCGGCAAGATCCTCAACGAGCTACATCCATCCCAGCGCGAGGATGCGGTGAAGTCCCTTGCGTTCCAGGCGAAGGCACGCCTCCGCAACCCGGTCTATGGCTGCACCTTCCAAGTCTCCA AGAGAGAACTTAGTGCCTACATCAACCCGCCAGCCATTCAAGGTCCATTCAACCCTCAGGAAAAGCCTCTGACTTCACCTCCCGTCCATTTAGGCCCTCCCTGCGGCTCCAATGTTGTACAGTATTCAGCCCATTTAGACCCATCCTACGATCCAAATGTTGTACACTCTTCAGCCCATTTGGGCCTATCGAACGGTCTTCAGCCCATTTGGGCCTATCGAACGGCCCAGATGATGAACCTTTTTTTAAGTCAGCTATGCAGCATAATAGGTCATTGGGTGGTGGTGGTGCTGTCCCGCAGCCGGACCCATGGCTGCAAGAGTTGTTGGAGGCCCAACAACTTGCTGCTGCTGTGGCATTCCGAGAACAGCAACAGGAGTATCTAA
- the LOC107636175 gene encoding protein LATERAL ORGAN BOUNDARIES-like isoform X1: MSSTPTSCAACKFLRRKCTPECIFAPYFPANDPERFECVHRVFGASNVGKILNELHPSQREDAVKSLAFQAKARLRNPVYGCTFQVSILQQLLRQRRAVLENAKRELSAYINPPAIQGPFNPQEKPLTSPPVHLGPPCGSNVVQYSAHLDPSYDPNVVHSSAHLGLSNGLQPIWAYRTAQMMNLFLSQLCSIIGHWVVVVLSRSRTHGCKSCWRPNNLLLLWHSENSNRSI, from the coding sequence atgtcATCGACGCCTACATCATGCGCGGCATGCAAGTTCCTTCGTCGGAAGTGCACACCGGAGTGCATTTTCGCACCGTACTTCCCAGCGAACGACCCAGAGCGCTTCGAATGCGTCCACCGCGTCTTCGGCGCCAGCAACGTCGGCAAGATCCTCAACGAGCTACATCCATCCCAGCGCGAGGATGCGGTGAAGTCCCTTGCGTTCCAGGCGAAGGCACGCCTCCGCAACCCGGTCTATGGCTGCACCTTCCAAGTCTCCATCCTCCAGCAGCTCCTCCGCCAGAGACGTGCCGTCCTCGAAAACGCCAAGAGAGAACTTAGTGCCTACATCAACCCGCCAGCCATTCAAGGTCCATTCAACCCTCAGGAAAAGCCTCTGACTTCACCTCCCGTCCATTTAGGCCCTCCCTGCGGCTCCAATGTTGTACAGTATTCAGCCCATTTAGACCCATCCTACGATCCAAATGTTGTACACTCTTCAGCCCATTTGGGCCTATCGAACGGTCTTCAGCCCATTTGGGCCTATCGAACGGCCCAGATGATGAACCTTTTTTTAAGTCAGCTATGCAGCATAATAGGTCATTGGGTGGTGGTGGTGCTGTCCCGCAGCCGGACCCATGGCTGCAAGAGTTGTTGGAGGCCCAACAACTTGCTGCTGCTGTGGCATTCCGAGAACAGCAACAGGAGTATCTAA
- the LOC107637640 gene encoding uncharacterized protein LOC107637640, which produces MVGLSVVLESHKGSGVINKTTMMMLSNTTNFPPPSSSLNNINNYSHNTIFLNPTFLELCFLCRKKLLPGKDIYMYKGDKAFCSEECRSKQIFMDEEEAIQRENCSMAAMKIKPTSSSSSSSSSSEAHNKKGARKRGGGFVY; this is translated from the exons ATGGTGGGTTTGAGTGTAGTGTTAGAATCTCACAAAGGTAGTGGGGTTATTAACAAAACCACTATGATGATGCTAAGTAACACAACCAattttcctcctccttcttcttcattgaataatattaataattattctCATAACACTATTTTTCTGAATCCAACTTTTCTAGAGCTATGCTTTCTTTGCAGGAAGAAGCTATTGCCTGGTAAAGACATTTACATGTACAA GGGGGACAAGGCTTTCTGCAGTGAGGAGTGTAGGTCTAAGCAAATTTTCATGGATGAGGAAGAAGCTATTCAGAGAGAGAACTGTTCCATGGCTGCTATGAAAATCAAACCtacttcttcatcttcatcttcttcttcttcttcagaggcTCATAATAAAAAAGGAGCAAGAAAAAGAGGTGGTGGTTTTGTTTATTGA